The following coding sequences lie in one Arachis hypogaea cultivar Tifrunner chromosome 4, arahy.Tifrunner.gnm2.J5K5, whole genome shotgun sequence genomic window:
- the LOC140184494 gene encoding protein ANTAGONIST OF LIKE HETEROCHROMATIN PROTEIN 1-like isoform X1 codes for MERSEIIKRCVSFYETMRSKHDNLVLNFVLTLFVYFRNRSSGEVSLGGRMNSRIRRDALERIIGEGDRNCIWELRMNTNAFANLCELLQVQGGLCEDGQVSLPEQVATFLIILAHHKKNRSLQVRFCRSGKTVSKYFNKVLKAIIRIQNLLFAKASPVEEDCIDPTWRKFKGCLGALDGTYIEVTVPESDKSRYRTRKGKICTNVLGVCNRDMSFVYVLSGWEGSASDSRILRDAITRGNSLKIPHGNYYLVDAGYTNGPGFLAPYRGTRYHVRKWAQGTRAPRNYQEYFNRKHSSARNVIERCFGLLKKRWSILRSPSFYPIKTQNQIIIACCLLQNFIRKNMDMDPEEQTSFLDEFLPVEEEAPDELIDVVENTNEWTQWRDNIAIEMYEEWRTSRTE; via the exons ATGGAGCGGTCGGAGATTATTAAACGATGTGTTTCTTTTTATGAAACGATGAGATCGAAGCATGATAATTTGGTGTTGAACTTTGTTCTTACATTATTTGTGTACTTTAGGAATAGAAGTAGTGGGGAAGTGTCATTAGGCGGAAGAATGAATAGTAGAATTAGACGTGATGCTTTAGAGCGTATTATTGGTGAGGGTGATAGGAATTGTATTTGGGAGTTAAGAATGAACACAAATGCCTTTGCTAATTTGTGCGAATTGCTTCAAGTCCAAGGAGGACTTTGTGAGGATGGTCAAGTAAGCTTGCCGGAACAAGTTGCAACTTTTTTAATTATCTTAGCTCATCACAAGAAAAACCGTAGTCTACAAGTTAGATTTTGTAGGTCTGGAAAAACAGTTAGTAAGTATTTCAATAAGGTTTTAAAGGCTATTATACGTATACAAAACTTGTTATTCGCCAAGGCTTCACCGGTTGAAGAGGATTGCATAGACCCAACATGGAGAAAGTTTAAG GGTTGCTTGGGAGCATTAGATGGCACTTATATAGAGGTGACAGTTCCCGAGTCTGATAAGTCAAGATATAGAACAAGGAAGGGTAAAATATGTACTAATGTCCTAGGAGTGTGTAACCGAGATATGAGCTTTGTTTATGTACTTAGTGGATGGGAGGGATCGGCATCTGATTCAAGAATACTTCGAGATGCAATCACTCGTGGTAATAGTCTCAAGATACCTCATG GTAATTACTATTTAGTGGATGCGGGTTACACAAATGGTCCTGGGTTCCTAGCACCATATAGAGGCACTCGCTATCATGTTAGAAAGTGGGCTCAAGGAACACGTGCACCTCGCAACTATCAGGAGTATTTTAATAGAAAGCATTCTTCTGCTAGGAATGTCATAGAGCGATGCTTTGGATTACTTAAGAAGAGATGGTCAATTTTAAGAAGTCCTAGCTTTTACCCTATAAAAACACAAAATCAGATCATAATTGCTTGTTGTCTGTTGCAAAATTTTATTCGGAAGAACATGGATATGGATCCGGAAGAGCAAACTAGCTTCTTAGATGAATTTCTACCCGTCGAAGAGGAAGCACCAGATGAGTTGATCGATGTGGTTGAAAATACGAATGAGTGGACACAATGGCGTGACAACATTGCAATTGAGATGTACGAAGAGTGGCGAACTAGTCGTACGGAGTAG
- the LOC112797629 gene encoding UDP-glycosyltransferase 74G1-like isoform X1 — protein METKAIATRPHCLVLSFPGQGHINPMIQFSKLLVHEGVKITLATTCFYSKTLQNVPPYISLESISDGFHNGGLGEAGTFKAYLDRFCQVGPPTLVDLIEKLAKLGNPIDCIIYDSVAPWALDVAKRFGIVGASYFTQNMAVNSIYYHVKLGKIKVPLIENEISLPSMPKLQLCDMPSFFHNCDDEDLAMLGLVVGQFSNVDKADWVLCNSFYELDKEVTDWTTKIWPKFRTIGPNIPSVFLDKRIKDDEDYGAAAFKSEEECMEWLDNKPNRSVVYASFGSLVPLDEEQMREIAYGLRDSNHYFLWVVRTSEEIKLPKDFAKKSEKGLVVTWCSQLKVLAHESVACFVTHCGWNSTLETLSLGVPTILVPQWSDQITNAKYMVDVWKVGIRVPIDEKKIVKSEALRDCIQEMMECEKGKQMKNNAMQWKSLVLRSVSDGGGSSYENIMEFVNSLFTCSQLLQEVIS, from the exons ATGGAGACCAAAGCCATAGCTACAAGACCACATTGTTTGGTGTTATCATTCCCAGGTCAAGGCCACATAAACCCCATGATTCAGTTCTCAAAGCTATTGGTACATGAAGGGGTGAAAATAACACTAGCCACCACATGTTTTTACTCCAAGACCTTACAAAATGTACCACCTTACATATCACTTGAATCAATCTCTGATGGGTTTCACAATGGTGGATTGGGTGAAGCTGGAACCTTTAAGGCCTATTTGGACCGGTTTTGTCAAGTGGGCCCACCAACCCTTGTTGATCTTATAGAAAAGCTTGCTAAATTAGGAAACCCAATAGATTGCATTATCTATGATTCAGTGGCACCATGGGCATTAGATGTTGCCAAAAGATTTGGCATAGTAGGTGCTTCTTACTTCACTCAAAATATGGCTGTGAATAGCATATATTATCATGTTAAATTGGGAAAGATTAAGGTTCCTCTGATTGAGAATGAAATTTCACTTCCTTCTATGCCTAAACTTCAACTTTGTGACATGCCTTCTTTCTTCCACAATTGTGATGATGAAGATTTGGCTATGCTTGGCTTGGTAGTGGGTCAATTCTCCAACGTTGACAAAGCTGATTGGGTCCTATGCAATTCATTTTATGAGCTGGACAAAGAG GTGACAGATTGGACTACCAAGATTTGGCCAAAATTTAGAACCATCGGACCAAATATTCCCTCTGTATTTTTGGACAAGCGAATTAAGGATGATGAAGATTATGGAGCTGCAGCAttcaagagtgaagaagaatgcaTGGAATGGCTAGACAATAAACCAAATCGATCGGTTGTTTATGCCTCATTTGGGAGCTTGGTTCCTCTTGATGAAGAACAAATGAGAGAAATAGCATATGGTCTAAGAGATAGTAATCATTATTTTTTGTGGGTGGTTAGAACCTCTGAAGAGATTAAACTTCCAAAAGATTTTGCAAAGAAATCAGAGAAGGGTTTGGTAGTAACATGGTGCTCCCAATTGAAAGTACTAGCTCATGAATCTGTGGCATGTTTTGTAACACATTGTGGTTGGAACTCTACATTGGAAACTTTAAGTTTAGGAGTTCCAACTATTTTAGTGCCACAATGGTCTGATCAAATCACAAATGCAAAGTATATGGTTGATGTTTGGAAAGTGGGAATTAGAGTTCCCATTGATGAGAAAAAGATTGTGAAGAGTGAAGCGTTGAGGGATTGCATACAGGAAATGATGGAGTGTGAGAAAGGAAAACAGATGAAGAATAATGCCATGCAATGGAAATCTTTGGTTCTAAGATCAGTTAGCGATGGAGGTGGAAGTTCTTATGAAAACATCATGGAATTTGTGAATAGCTTGTTTACATGCTCTCAATTATTACAAGAAGTTATTTCTTAG
- the LOC140184494 gene encoding uncharacterized protein isoform X2, with the protein MTMDKRMWTDEETEAFVGFMEECVVDGLKADCGQFRPGTFEKLALKMLEAFPTCTVTAKHCKNKHKRLKEKYQYASEMLACSGFGWNSEKQCVDVDSRDVLDAWMKAHPTKFYTPGKPFPLFHRLEGIFGKDRATGAGAVSGFDAQEQVQEEEENHCPSLDDFGMSANVSFHEGQGAGSHSDACAASGRHSGKKRKQNDILERMVEQVQFSTAEQGRNAQVLADAISGVNEKFMVGEKLEQLGFDNDEVVQVAVKFANNAQMEKVFWGLKDSQKSGYVRSILN; encoded by the exons ATGACAATGGACAAACGCATGTGGACTGATGAAGAAACTGAAGCATTTGTTGGTTTCATGGAGGAGTGTGTTGTTGATGGTTTGAAAGCTGATTGTGGACAATTTAGACCAGgaacttttgaaaaattagcccTGAAGATGTTGGAAGCATTCCCAACTTGTACGGTAACTGCCAAGCATTGCAAGAATAAGCATAAGCGACTGAAGGAGAAGTATCAATATGCCTCTGAGATGCTGGCATGCAGTGGATTTGGGTGGAATTCTGAAAAACAGTGCGTAGATGTTGACAGTAGAGACGTTCTTGATGCGTGGATGAAG GCACACCCAACCAAATTTTATACTCCTGGTAAGCCATTCCCTTTGTTCCACCGATTAGAGGGTATATTCGGAAAGGATCGAGCCACGGGTGCAGGTGCAGTCAGTGGTTTTGACGCACAGGAGCAAGttcaagaggaggaggaaaatcATTGTCCAAGTTTGGACGATTTTGGAATGTCAGCAAATGTAAGTTTTCATGAAGGACAAGGAGCAGGTTCACACTCTGATGCTTGTGCAGCTAGCGGAAGGCATTCGGGAAAGAAGCGGAAGCAAAATGATATTCTAGAGAGGATGGTTGAACAGGTGCAATTTTCGACTGCTGAACAAGGAAGGAATGCCCAAGTTCTTGCTGATGCTATATCTGGGGTGAATGAGAAGTTCATGGTCGGTGAGAAGCTTGAACAGCTTGGATTCGATAACGATGAGGTGGTGCAGGTTGCAGTGAAGTTTGCTAATAATGCACAGATGGAGAAGGTTTTCTGGGGTTTGAAGGATTCTCAGAAGAGTGGTTATGTGCGATCCATTCTCAATTAG
- the LOC112797629 gene encoding L-aspartate oxidase, chloroplastic-like isoform X2: MSWTKRGNLVAIHAGNRGYPPNKVVCTEGPDKVRELIAIGASFDHGEDGNLHLVREGGHSHCRIVHAADITGKEIERALLKSVVNPNIFVFEHHLAINLLTCQDGSDITCVGIDTLNTETLEVVRFLSNVTLLASGGARHIYPKTTNPLVATGDGIAMSHRAQAVISNME; encoded by the exons ATGAGCTGGACAAAGAG GGGCAATTTGGTTGCTATTCATGCTGGAAACAGGGGCTATCCTCCGAATAAG GTTGTCTGTACTGAAGGACCCGACAAAGTCAGAGAATTAATTGCCATAGGCGCTTCATTTGATCATGGAGAAGATGGTAACTTGCATCTAGTGAGGGAAGGGGGTCATTCACATTGTCGAATTGTTCATGCTGCTGATATTACTGGAAAAGAAATTGAAAGGGCTCTGCTAAAGTCAGTTGTTAATCCTAATATTTTTGTGTTTGAACACCATTTGGCTATAAATCTTCTCACTTGTCAG GATGGATCTGATATCACTTGTGTTGGTATTGACACTCTGAATACTGAAACATTAGAG gtGGTAAGATTCCTTTCAAATGTGACTTTGCTTGCATCTGGTGGAGCTAGACATATTTATCCCAAAACTACAAATCCTCTG GTGGCTACCGGAGATGGAATTGCCATGTCACACCGAGCTCAAGCTGTGATTTCAAACATGGAGTAA
- the LOC112797628 gene encoding mogroside I-E synthase, whose amino-acid sequence MAIKPHCLVLSFPGQGHINPMIQLSKLLVHEGVKVTLVTTCFYSNTLQNVPPYISLESISDGFHNGGFGEAGTFKAYLARFWQVGPPSLVDLIEKLAKLGNPIDCIIYDSALPWALDVAKRFGIVGASYLTQNTAVNSIYYHVQLGKIKVPLIESEISLPSMPKLQLCDMPSFFNNCDDDEDLAVLGLATGQFSNVNKADWVLCNSFYELDKEVADWTMKIWPKFRTIGPNIPSVFLDKRIKDDEDYGAAAFKSEEECMEWLDNKPNRSVVYASFGSLVPLDEEQMREIAYGLRDSNHYFLWVVRTSEEIKLPKDFAKKSEKGLVVTWCSQLKVLAHESVACFVTHCGWNSTLETLSLGVPTIVVPQWSDQITNAKYMVDVWKVGIRVPIDEKNIVKSEALRDCIKEMMECEKGKEMKKNAMEWKSLALKAVSDEGGSSYKNMIEFVNSLFTCSQLEVIT is encoded by the exons ATGGCTATCAAACCACATTGTTTGGTGTTATCATTCCCAGGTCAAGGCCACATAAACCCCATGATTCAATTGTCAAAGCTCTTGGTACATGAAGGGGTGAAAGTAACACTAGTCACCACATGTTTTTACTCCAATACCTTACAAAATGTGCCACCTTACATATCACTTGAATCAATCTCTGATGGGTTTCACAATGGTGGGTTCGGTGAAGCTGGAACCTTTAAGGCCTATTTGGCCCGGTTTTGGCAAGTGGGCCCACCCTCCCTTGTTGATCTTATAGAAAAGCTTGCTAAATTAGGAAATCCTATAGATTGCATTATCTATGATTCAGCGTTGCCGTGGGCATTAGATGTTGCCAAAAGATTTGGCATTGTAGGTGCTTCTTACTTGACTCAAAATACGGCTGTGAATAGCATATATTATCATGTTCAATTGGGAAAGATTAAGGTTCCTCTGATTGAGAGCGAAATTTCACTTCCTTCTATGCCTAAACTTCAACTTTGTGACATGCCTTCTTTCTTCAACAattgtgatgatgatgaagatttgGCTGTGCTTGGCTTGGCAACGGGTCAGTTCTCCAACGTTAACAAAGCTGATTGGGTCCTATGCAATTCATTTTATGAGCTGGACAAGGAG GTGGCTGATTGGACAATGAAAATTTGGCCAAAATTTAGAACCATTGGACCAAATATCCCCTCTGTATTTTTGGACAAACGAATTAAGGATGATGAAGATTATGGAGCAGCAGCAttcaagagtgaagaagaatgcaTGGAATGGCTAGACAATAAACCAAATCGATCGGTTGTTTATGCCTCATTTGGGAGCTTGGTTCCTCTTGATGAAGAACAAATGAGAGAAATAGCATATGGTCTAAGAGATAGTAATCATTATTTTTTGTGGGTGGTTAGAACCTCTGAAGAGATTAAACTTCCAAAAGATTTTGCAAAGAAATCAGAGAAGGGTTTGGTAGTAACATGGTGCTCCCAATTGAAAGTATTAGCTCATGAATCTGTGGCATGTTTTGTAACACATTGTGGTTGGAACTCTACATTGGAAACTTTGAGTTTAGGAGTTCCAACTATTGTAGTGCCTCAATGGTCTGATCAAATCACAAATGCAAAGTATATGGTTGATGTTTGGAAAGTGGGAATTAGAGTTCCAATTGATGAGAAAAATATTGTGAAGAGTGAAGCATTGAGGGATTGCATAAAGGAAATGATGGAGTGTGAGAaaggaaaagagatgaagaagaatgcCATGGAATGGAAATCTTTGGCTCTGAAAGCAGTTAGTGATGAAGGTGGGAGTTCTTACAAAAACATGATAGAATTTGTGAATAGCTTGTTTACATGCTCTCAATTAGAAGTTATTACTTAG